From a region of the Tachypleus tridentatus isolate NWPU-2018 chromosome 1, ASM421037v1, whole genome shotgun sequence genome:
- the LOC143246616 gene encoding leucine-rich repeat-containing protein 52-like, protein MPILMHVDLSRTNLHRLDQDVFMHIMDKMHLRVEALKITCDERILWLQEKKENVNAKNCTCAEPAEYKNWSLQRFFHQIHQI, encoded by the exons ATGCCAATTCTCATGCATGTCGACCTAAGCAGAACAAACCTTCATCGTCTAGACCAGGATGTATTCATGCACATCATGGATAAAATGCATCTCCGCGTTGAAG CGTTGAAAATTACGTGCGACGAAAGAATCCTCTGGTTACAGGAGAAAAAAGAAAACGTGAATGCGAAAAACTGCACATGTGCAGAACCAGCAGAATACAAAAATTGGTCTTTACAAAGATTCTTTCACCAAATCCATCAAATTTAA